A genomic region of Psychrobacter sp. M13 contains the following coding sequences:
- a CDS encoding thioesterase family protein, with the protein MSAYYQFIERKQQEDGSSIARYHPTKHAQGAWNEHEQHMAPATGLLTAELIEFAPQDNMRVARISLDILGLIPLDDFIITTRCIRPGRTIELIESVMSSQGRDCIIARAWRLMTQDTSVIAGLEDASAKYKPDDLQSWDGMKGWPGGFIETVHLVSDADRRAGRGMVWITNDVDIVEGMPTSDVVRLLGMVDTANGVVPRLGLGLSTLEWMFPNTDLQIHMHREPVGKWLGIEAVQQYGEDGIGVTSAVLHDVHGPFGRSEQILTIRPMPH; encoded by the coding sequence ATGAGTGCGTATTACCAGTTTATCGAACGCAAGCAACAAGAAGATGGTAGCAGTATTGCTCGCTATCATCCCACCAAACATGCTCAAGGTGCTTGGAATGAGCACGAGCAACACATGGCACCAGCGACAGGACTACTCACCGCTGAGCTGATCGAATTTGCACCCCAAGATAATATGCGCGTTGCTCGTATTAGCCTTGATATTTTGGGGCTAATACCACTCGACGATTTTATCATTACTACTCGTTGCATTCGTCCTGGTAGAACTATCGAGCTAATAGAGTCGGTAATGAGTAGTCAGGGTCGTGATTGTATTATCGCTCGAGCATGGCGACTGATGACTCAAGATACTAGTGTCATTGCAGGTCTAGAAGATGCGTCCGCCAAATATAAGCCTGATGATTTGCAAAGCTGGGATGGGATGAAGGGCTGGCCAGGCGGTTTTATTGAAACGGTACACTTGGTCTCTGATGCTGATCGCCGCGCAGGTCGCGGTATGGTCTGGATCACTAATGATGTTGACATAGTAGAAGGCATGCCAACAAGTGATGTGGTACGCCTACTGGGTATGGTAGATACTGCCAACGGAGTAGTACCAAGGCTTGGACTTGGACTCTCAACACTTGAGTGGATGTTTCCTAACACTGACTTACAGATTCATATGCACCGAGAGCCAGTAGGAAAGTGGCTGGGTATCGAAGCAGTTCAACAGTATGGAGAGGACGGTATTGGCGTCACTAGTGCTGTACTTCATGATGTTCATGGGCCGTTTGGTCGTAGCGAGCAGATTCTGACTATTCGCCCG
- the ispH gene encoding 4-hydroxy-3-methylbut-2-enyl diphosphate reductase has translation MQIYLANPRGFCAGVDRAIAIVNEALMRFEPPIYVRHEVVHNKFVVSDLANRGAVFVEELNEVPDGSIVIFSAHGVSKAVEDEAERRDLTVFDATCPLVTKVHIEVARFAQDGMDAILIGHAGHPEVEGTMGRFNRKFGGQIHLVENENDVDNLIVKDAERLSFVTQTTLSMDDTARVIDALRDKFPAIQGPRKDDICYATQNRQDAVKDLAARCEVVLVVGSPNSSNSNRLRELAERMNCQAYLIDNASEIQLEWFDGIQSVGVTAGASAPEVLIQEVLQQLQDWGGQVPDELAGIEENVTFSLPKALRIPVTQVGK, from the coding sequence ATGCAAATTTATCTTGCCAATCCACGTGGGTTTTGTGCTGGTGTTGATCGCGCGATTGCGATCGTCAACGAAGCTTTGATGCGTTTTGAGCCGCCCATTTATGTGCGTCATGAGGTCGTACACAATAAATTTGTAGTATCAGATTTAGCCAATCGCGGTGCGGTATTCGTCGAAGAGCTTAACGAAGTTCCTGATGGCTCAATCGTGATCTTTTCAGCGCATGGCGTATCAAAAGCGGTTGAAGATGAGGCTGAGCGCCGCGACCTTACCGTATTTGATGCCACTTGTCCGCTCGTCACTAAAGTCCATATCGAAGTGGCAAGATTTGCTCAAGATGGTATGGACGCTATACTGATCGGTCACGCAGGACATCCCGAGGTTGAGGGCACCATGGGGCGATTTAACCGCAAATTCGGTGGTCAAATCCATTTGGTTGAAAACGAAAATGACGTTGATAATTTGATAGTAAAAGACGCTGAGCGCTTATCCTTTGTGACTCAAACGACGTTATCTATGGATGATACAGCAAGAGTAATCGATGCCTTGCGGGATAAGTTCCCTGCTATACAAGGCCCGCGCAAAGACGATATCTGCTATGCTACCCAAAACCGTCAAGATGCGGTAAAAGATTTAGCCGCGCGCTGCGAGGTAGTACTGGTTGTCGGCTCACCCAACTCGTCAAATTCTAATCGTTTGCGCGAACTGGCCGAGCGCATGAATTGCCAAGCCTATCTGATCGATAATGCTAGTGAAATACAGCTCGAGTGGTTCGATGGCATCCAAAGCGTTGGCGTCACTGCTGGCGCTTCTGCGCCTGAGGTGCTGATCCAAGAAGTATTGCAGCAGCTGCAAGATTGGGGCGGGCAAGTGCCTGATGAGCTAGCAGGCATAGAAGAAAATGTGACGTTTAGTTTGCCCAAAGCGCTACGTATTCCAGTGACGCAAGTCGGTAAATAA
- the gmk gene encoding guanylate kinase, with the protein MIGSLFIITAASGTGKTSLVKQLLATTNELSVSVSHTTRPPRPGEIDGHHYHFIEKDTFTAAIDENKFLEHAEVFGNYYGTSEQSVRAQLAAGIDVILEIDWQGAQQIKTIFPEATMVFILPPNIATLRQRLSTRATDSVEVIEQRLSGAVTEMAQYVHADYVVVNDNFEVALAELKAIIVADRQTLARQQRRYRRTIAALLDNQADG; encoded by the coding sequence ATGATAGGTTCATTATTTATTATTACCGCCGCCTCAGGCACTGGCAAGACCTCATTGGTAAAGCAATTACTGGCGACGACTAATGAGTTGAGCGTTAGCGTCTCACACACGACTCGCCCGCCGCGTCCTGGTGAAATTGATGGCCATCATTATCATTTTATCGAAAAGGACACCTTTACTGCGGCTATCGATGAAAATAAATTTTTGGAGCATGCCGAAGTCTTTGGTAATTATTATGGCACCTCAGAGCAAAGCGTGCGGGCGCAGCTGGCCGCAGGTATCGATGTTATCTTGGAGATTGACTGGCAAGGCGCACAGCAAATTAAAACCATATTTCCTGAGGCGACTATGGTATTTATTTTACCGCCTAATATTGCCACTTTACGACAGCGCCTCTCAACACGCGCGACTGATAGTGTTGAGGTTATAGAACAACGCTTGAGCGGAGCAGTCACTGAGATGGCGCAATATGTACATGCTGATTATGTGGTGGTGAATGATAATTTTGAAGTGGCGCTGGCTGAGCTAAAAGCGATTATTGTAGCGGATAGACAGACATTGGCCCGGCAACAGCGGCGCTATCGTCGTACTATCGCCGCTTTGCTCGATAATCAGGCGGATGGCTAG
- a CDS encoding ESPR-type extended signal peptide-containing protein gives MNRTYKVIWNEASNCFMAVTEYAKGKNKSSSTAVSSNRNTITVGARILRLSTLCIGLAAASLSMQAVAVTFTIPGANPITVDTDAGPTGGTITGLTNTTFSTTTTYTGGQAATQEQVSLAAADAKTEVVAGTNVNNVSNTPGGSGQNVYTVNANGTTVSAGSGDVAVSSNLNNITNVTDFVVDLSPATKTTIANNTSGVATNVTNIAANTSGVATNASGIATNVTNIAANTSGVATNASGIATNVTNISANTSGVATNASGIATNVTNISANTSGVATNASGIATNVTNIAANTSGVATNASGIATNVTNIAANTSGVATNASGIATNVTNIAANTSGVATNVTNIAANTSGVATNASGIATNVTNIAANTSGVATNASGIATNVTNIAANTTNIAKGLDFGGDSGADVNRQLGDKLTITGGETNSANLAAGNNVGVVANGTDNLTIKLAKDVNLGANGSLKTGNTTINNSGFVNGNTTINTNGLTNGSTTINGTGVTIAGGPSMTTGGINAGNQVITGVANGTAPNHAVNFGQLSALGYKVDELEDELSGGIASAIAIASMPSAMTPGEGRITGGTGYYNGEAAIAIGLSGATSSGKFSYKVGGSYTDTGGTAIGGGLSYKIW, from the coding sequence ATGAATCGCACATATAAAGTTATCTGGAACGAGGCTTCAAACTGCTTTATGGCTGTCACGGAATATGCTAAAGGCAAAAATAAGTCATCTAGTACAGCAGTCAGTTCTAATAGAAACACTATAACCGTAGGCGCCCGTATTTTGCGCTTAAGCACATTATGTATAGGATTAGCTGCGGCTAGTCTTAGTATGCAAGCGGTAGCAGTAACTTTCACTATCCCTGGAGCTAATCCAATCACTGTGGATACGGATGCAGGTCCAACTGGAGGTACGATTACAGGATTAACTAATACAACTTTTAGTACAACTACAACATATACTGGTGGGCAAGCCGCCACGCAAGAGCAGGTCAGTCTTGCAGCTGCTGATGCTAAAACAGAAGTTGTGGCAGGTACTAATGTCAATAACGTTTCCAATACGCCAGGCGGTAGTGGTCAAAATGTTTATACCGTCAATGCTAATGGTACGACTGTCTCTGCAGGTTCTGGTGATGTCGCTGTTAGTAGTAACTTGAACAATATCACTAATGTCACTGACTTTGTTGTTGATCTTAGTCCTGCTACTAAAACTACTATAGCGAATAACACATCAGGCGTCGCTACTAACGTAACTAATATCGCAGCTAACACTTCAGGCGTTGCTACTAATGCTTCGGGTATTGCTACTAACGTAACCAATATCGCAGCTAACACTTCAGGCGTTGCTACTAATGCTTCGGGTATTGCTACTAACGTGACCAATATCTCAGCTAATACTTCAGGCGTTGCTACTAATGCTTCGGGTATTGCTACTAACGTGACCAATATCTCAGCTAACACTTCAGGCGTTGCTACTAATGCTTCGGGTATTGCTACTAACGTAACTAATATCGCAGCTAACACTTCAGGCGTTGCTACTAATGCTTCAGGTATTGCTACTAACGTGACCAATATCGCAGCTAACACTTCAGGCGTTGCTACTAATGCTTCAGGTATCGCTACTAACGTGACCAATATCGCAGCTAATACTTCAGGCGTTGCTACTAACGTGACCAATATCGCAGCTAACACTTCAGGCGTTGCTACTAATGCTTCGGGTATTGCTACTAACGTGACCAATATCGCAGCTAATACTTCAGGCGTTGCCACTAATGCTTCAGGTATCGCTACTAACGTGACTAATATTGCAGCTAATACTACTAATATTGCTAAGGGCTTAGACTTTGGTGGTGATAGTGGTGCTGATGTCAATCGTCAACTAGGTGACAAGCTTACTATCACAGGTGGCGAAACCAATAGCGCGAATCTAGCTGCTGGCAATAATGTCGGTGTGGTCGCTAACGGTACTGATAATCTAACTATTAAGCTGGCAAAAGATGTTAATTTAGGTGCAAATGGTAGCCTAAAAACAGGCAACACCACCATTAATAATAGTGGATTCGTAAATGGTAATACCACTATTAACACTAATGGCCTGACCAATGGTAGTACTACGATTAATGGTACTGGTGTTACTATTGCAGGTGGGCCTAGTATGACGACAGGCGGTATCAATGCTGGTAATCAAGTCATAACGGGTGTTGCCAATGGTACTGCGCCTAATCATGCTGTTAACTTCGGTCAGTTATCTGCTTTAGGATATAAAGTTGACGAGTTAGAAGATGAGCTAAGCGGCGGTATCGCCAGTGCGATTGCCATTGCTTCAATGCCCAGCGCGATGACACCAGGTGAAGGTCGTATCACAGGTGGTACAGGTTACTATAATGGCGAGGCTGCTATCGCTATAGGGTTATCTGGTGCTACTAGCTCAGGTAAGTTTAGCTACAAAGTTGGTGGCTCTTATACGGATACAGGAGGCACAGCTATTGGCGGTGGTCTTTCTTATAAGATTTGGTAA
- the rpoZ gene encoding DNA-directed RNA polymerase subunit omega: protein MARVTIEDCLDNVDNRFELVLVASKRARQLAKGIAEPMVEVDNDKPTVLALREIAAGKITRDILNQPEHNFATSSLDLALSGDHSF from the coding sequence ATGGCACGAGTCACGATTGAAGATTGCTTAGATAATGTAGATAACCGCTTTGAATTGGTATTGGTCGCCAGCAAACGCGCCCGTCAATTGGCCAAAGGTATTGCCGAGCCGATGGTAGAGGTCGATAATGACAAGCCTACTGTATTAGCTTTACGTGAGATTGCGGCAGGTAAAATCACTCGTGATATCTTGAACCAGCCAGAGCATAACTTTGCTACTAGCTCATTAGACTTAGCGTTATCGGGCGATCATAGCTTTTAG
- a CDS encoding bifunctional (p)ppGpp synthetase/guanosine-3',5'-bis(diphosphate) 3'-pyrophosphohydrolase — MSQTLPKLSHYLVDEAQYNLLRSVGYLSVDERRDIIDACAFGDVAHIKDKRKSGEPYITHPIAVAEILAGFRLDRDTIIAAILHDTVEDTEVSDEQIEQRYGKVVARLVDGVTKLKSSSHNKQQNKAATFHKILTATLNDPRVLIIKLADRLHNMSTLDAVRPEKQRATAQETLDFYVPFARLMGINDIADYIEVLCYRNLDSDMYNKLSDKLLQYGLGRNFQKEAIHRYLIIVLSSLGLTGHVKILDNRVTMYRQFFRNRGEINTLLRQYSFEIVLDTIEACDKLAYYLIKKYQIADDNIADNIRRPLPGGNQSLTLIYDRDNDSIKVTIMTKKMQRAALLGVIGAEHASDISQSVIQASLRNMKELIDEDSLDDNSPDFSAAVSTINELMDYLHSSKIICYSPQGRAYELPQGSTALDFAYAVGPMVGNVAVGANIDHKHAKLGTVVTNGQTVEIEVDKSSEPKAEWLGFVATNKARQQILRWFKDLSHEDKQRHGQQALDRALKTYQKSLDDLSVSDWNNLLEWRGISQKQDLFEQISSGTLLPQLIVSRLFNDDITNMCAQDDNEQMVQPQQLIANAAGVELDFANCCHPIYGDPIVGHLSRHGLVAHRHKCFSLDDIRKDNPYQVIQLRWRDDKAVKQTESEEYGGKIRFSAYLKLSIILSDEQISEVVYHLRQLNIGVETVDVRSTDTVLQVVVRSRSHLAQGIRELRSLLGFPNIMRLYQL; from the coding sequence ATGAGCCAAACTTTACCTAAACTCAGTCATTATCTGGTTGATGAAGCTCAGTATAATTTATTACGTTCTGTTGGTTATTTATCCGTTGATGAGCGCCGTGACATTATTGATGCTTGCGCGTTTGGTGATGTGGCACATATAAAGGATAAGCGTAAATCTGGTGAGCCTTATATCACTCATCCTATCGCTGTGGCTGAGATATTGGCAGGATTTCGCTTAGATCGCGATACGATTATAGCGGCTATCTTGCATGATACTGTTGAAGATACAGAGGTCAGTGACGAGCAGATTGAGCAACGCTATGGCAAAGTTGTGGCACGCTTGGTTGATGGGGTGACTAAGCTTAAATCCTCCAGCCATAATAAACAGCAAAATAAAGCAGCTACTTTTCATAAAATACTAACCGCAACACTCAATGATCCGCGCGTGTTAATTATAAAACTCGCGGATCGTCTGCATAACATGTCAACGCTCGATGCAGTGAGACCCGAAAAGCAGCGAGCTACTGCTCAGGAAACCTTAGATTTTTACGTGCCCTTTGCTCGTCTGATGGGTATCAATGATATTGCTGATTATATTGAGGTGCTGTGCTATCGCAACCTTGATTCAGATATGTATAACAAATTATCTGACAAGCTTTTACAGTATGGACTAGGACGTAACTTTCAAAAAGAAGCTATTCATCGTTATTTAATTATTGTACTGAGCAGTTTAGGTCTGACAGGACATGTCAAAATATTAGACAATCGCGTCACTATGTATCGCCAGTTTTTTCGTAATCGTGGTGAGATTAACACGTTACTCCGTCAGTACTCGTTTGAGATTGTGCTAGATACCATTGAAGCCTGTGACAAACTGGCTTATTACTTGATTAAAAAATACCAAATTGCAGATGACAATATTGCAGATAACATTCGTCGGCCACTACCAGGTGGTAATCAGTCGCTCACCTTGATCTATGATCGTGATAATGATTCTATCAAAGTCACTATCATGACCAAAAAGATGCAACGCGCTGCCCTGCTTGGGGTCATTGGTGCAGAGCATGCCTCTGATATTAGTCAGTCGGTGATTCAAGCTTCACTGCGTAATATGAAAGAGCTGATTGATGAGGATTCACTAGATGATAATAGTCCTGACTTCTCAGCAGCAGTCTCAACTATCAATGAGCTGATGGATTATCTGCATTCAAGTAAGATAATTTGCTATAGTCCACAAGGCCGCGCTTATGAGCTGCCACAAGGTTCAACCGCGCTTGATTTTGCTTATGCCGTTGGACCTATGGTTGGTAATGTGGCCGTTGGCGCTAACATCGATCATAAGCATGCCAAGCTTGGCACAGTGGTCACTAATGGTCAAACGGTTGAAATTGAAGTCGATAAAAGCTCTGAACCCAAAGCGGAGTGGCTTGGATTTGTAGCAACTAATAAAGCTCGACAACAGATACTACGCTGGTTTAAAGATTTATCTCATGAAGATAAACAGCGCCATGGTCAGCAGGCTTTAGATCGTGCCCTTAAAACCTATCAAAAAAGCCTCGATGACTTAAGCGTCAGCGATTGGAATAATTTATTAGAATGGCGAGGTATAAGTCAGAAGCAAGATCTATTTGAGCAAATTAGTTCAGGAACGCTGTTACCTCAGCTGATCGTATCGCGACTATTCAACGACGATATTACTAACATGTGCGCCCAAGACGATAATGAACAAATGGTACAGCCGCAGCAACTGATTGCCAATGCGGCGGGTGTAGAGCTTGATTTCGCTAATTGCTGTCACCCTATTTATGGTGATCCTATCGTCGGTCATTTATCACGCCACGGTTTAGTCGCCCATCGACACAAATGCTTCTCGTTGGATGATATTCGTAAAGACAACCCTTATCAAGTTATTCAATTGCGCTGGCGTGATGATAAAGCGGTTAAGCAGACCGAGTCAGAAGAATACGGCGGCAAGATTCGCTTTTCCGCTTATCTAAAGCTATCCATTATATTAAGCGATGAGCAAATTAGTGAAGTGGTTTACCATTTACGCCAGCTTAATATCGGCGTTGAAACCGTTGATGTACGTAGCACAGATACGGTATTACAAGTAGTAGTACGCAGTCGCAGTCATCTAGCGCAGGGTATTCGTGAGCTACGATCCCTGTTAGGATTCCCTAATATCATGCGTCTTTATCAGTTATAA
- a CDS encoding Rid family detoxifying hydrolase has product MSRQTIQTDKAPAAVGTYSQAVKVGNTVYISGQLGFDPDTMELREGFEAQAKQVFENIKAICTAAGGTINDVVKFNVSLTDLNDFAALNEVFIANLTEPYPARAAVQVAALPKGGVVEIESIMFIE; this is encoded by the coding sequence ATGAGTCGTCAAACCATTCAAACCGACAAAGCCCCTGCCGCTGTAGGCACTTACTCACAAGCGGTAAAAGTGGGTAACACAGTCTACATCTCAGGACAGCTAGGTTTTGATCCTGATACTATGGAACTAAGAGAAGGTTTTGAGGCACAAGCCAAGCAAGTATTTGAAAACATCAAAGCGATCTGCACGGCAGCTGGCGGTACGATCAATGATGTAGTCAAATTTAACGTCTCTTTAACAGACTTAAACGACTTTGCAGCGTTGAACGAAGTGTTTATCGCAAATTTGACTGAGCCTTATCCGGCTCGTGCTGCGGTGCAAGTCGCGGCATTACCAAAAGGTGGTGTGGTTGAAATTGAATCTATTATGTTTATAGAGTAA
- a CDS encoding primosomal protein N' encodes MLLQVALPVPLYRVFDYHPLADKAILPAVGSRVEVPFGRQTLIGIVIAHIAEANSDVPSNKLKPIIRQLDDEPILNSQMLNLAYWLARYYHYPLGDVIAVMLPSLVRQGKPLDLLITHWRILPHVADGDFRANAIKQKQQFDMLKLHGERGASEEVLLLEGMQRSFLKTLEEKGLIERYIEPKAAPKAVSLAKMPLDLNAEQAQAVDAIIAVHKAEEYTGFLLNGITGSGKTEVYLQAMQAVLEAGKQVLILVPEIGLTPQTRARFASRFAAQIVLLHSGMSNTYRMQGWQDCRTGHAQIIIGTRSAVLYPFANLGLIVVDEAHDVSYKQQDSLRYHAADVALYRGFQESIPVVLGTATPTLEHLKLIDDGKLTECQLRTRPGNAELATMQLIDARLQSTHQQAQDDGARFDTGLTDVLIGAIKQTLEAGDQVLIFLNRRGYAPVLLCDACGWQADCPRCDAHLTVHYNNSSQQHSSQNSASHSSAYNSNYLKCHHCDWQAYIPTSCPDCASQNLDARGMGTTRLSENLHAIFANPQTSKELYPIIQIDRDTTRRKDSWENIYQRINEGRPAILVGTQMVAKGHHFPNVTLVCLPNADRGFLSADFRSPEHTAQLMIQVAGRAGRGDKAGRVLIQTLQPENELLLKLVKDGYLSFARQLLAERKIMGLPPYSHAALIRCEGKTLAATTQALKDAIANLPAGHKLAVLGPIDAPMSKKNSRYHVQLLLLAKERHQLHRVLSIWWQPVLAMPSVKYLKLTLDIDPVGW; translated from the coding sequence ATGTTGCTACAAGTTGCCCTACCTGTACCTCTTTATCGGGTATTTGACTATCACCCATTAGCAGATAAGGCCATTTTACCTGCGGTTGGTAGCCGTGTAGAAGTGCCTTTTGGGCGACAAACCTTAATAGGTATTGTGATTGCGCATATAGCCGAAGCTAACAGCGATGTCCCTAGCAACAAGCTCAAGCCTATTATCCGCCAATTAGACGATGAGCCTATCCTCAACTCGCAGATGCTCAATTTGGCCTATTGGCTAGCGCGTTATTATCACTATCCACTTGGTGATGTCATCGCTGTTATGTTGCCAAGCTTGGTGCGCCAAGGCAAGCCACTGGACCTGCTGATTACTCACTGGCGCATTTTGCCCCATGTCGCTGATGGTGATTTCCGTGCTAATGCCATTAAGCAAAAGCAGCAGTTTGATATGCTCAAATTGCATGGCGAGCGCGGAGCTAGTGAAGAGGTATTATTATTAGAAGGTATGCAACGTTCATTCTTAAAGACACTAGAAGAAAAAGGTCTTATTGAGCGTTATATCGAGCCAAAAGCGGCTCCAAAAGCGGTGAGCCTTGCTAAGATGCCGCTGGATCTCAATGCTGAACAAGCCCAAGCGGTTGATGCCATTATTGCAGTACACAAGGCCGAAGAATATACTGGGTTTTTGCTCAATGGTATTACGGGTAGTGGCAAAACCGAAGTCTACCTGCAAGCGATGCAAGCGGTACTAGAAGCAGGCAAGCAAGTGCTTATTCTGGTGCCAGAGATTGGACTTACCCCGCAAACGCGAGCGCGTTTTGCCAGTCGTTTTGCCGCACAGATTGTCTTATTGCATTCAGGGATGAGTAATACTTATCGGATGCAGGGCTGGCAGGATTGTCGAACAGGACACGCACAGATCATCATTGGTACGCGCTCAGCAGTGCTTTATCCTTTTGCTAATTTGGGGCTGATAGTGGTCGATGAAGCGCATGACGTCTCCTATAAGCAGCAAGATAGTTTGCGTTATCACGCTGCTGATGTGGCTTTGTATCGCGGCTTTCAAGAGAGTATTCCCGTGGTATTAGGTACGGCAACCCCTACCCTTGAGCATCTAAAGCTCATCGATGATGGCAAGCTTACTGAGTGTCAATTGCGTACACGTCCTGGCAATGCTGAACTGGCTACTATGCAGCTGATTGACGCGCGACTGCAAAGCACACATCAACAAGCGCAAGATGATGGCGCGCGTTTTGACACAGGTCTGACTGACGTGCTCATCGGTGCAATCAAGCAAACCTTAGAAGCTGGCGATCAAGTACTTATATTTCTCAATCGTCGTGGTTATGCACCCGTCCTACTTTGCGATGCTTGTGGTTGGCAAGCCGACTGTCCGCGCTGTGACGCGCATTTGACCGTGCATTACAATAATTCATCACAACAACATTCATCACAAAACAGTGCCTCACACAGTAGCGCTTATAACAGCAACTATCTAAAGTGTCATCACTGTGATTGGCAAGCTTATATTCCAACGAGCTGCCCTGATTGTGCTAGTCAAAACTTAGACGCTCGCGGTATGGGCACTACTCGTCTTAGTGAGAACTTACACGCTATCTTTGCTAATCCACAAACCAGTAAAGAGCTGTATCCTATTATTCAAATTGACCGTGATACAACGCGTCGTAAAGACAGCTGGGAAAATATTTATCAGCGGATCAATGAGGGCCGTCCTGCTATTCTAGTCGGTACGCAAATGGTCGCCAAAGGACATCATTTTCCTAATGTGACGCTGGTTTGCTTGCCTAACGCCGATAGAGGGTTTTTATCAGCAGATTTCCGCTCACCTGAACATACCGCGCAGTTAATGATTCAAGTGGCGGGTCGTGCAGGTCGCGGTGATAAAGCAGGACGAGTACTGATTCAGACCTTACAACCTGAGAACGAGCTATTATTAAAACTCGTCAAAGATGGCTATTTATCCTTTGCCCGCCAGCTTCTAGCGGAGCGTAAAATAATGGGGTTGCCGCCTTATAGCCATGCTGCCTTGATTCGCTGCGAGGGTAAAACCTTAGCCGCCACTACTCAAGCACTCAAAGACGCTATCGCCAATCTACCTGCTGGCCATAAACTAGCAGTACTAGGTCCTATTGACGCCCCGATGAGTAAAAAGAACAGTCGTTACCATGTGCAATTATTGCTGTTAGCCAAAGAGCGCCATCAGTTACACCGCGTATTGAGCATATGGTGGCAGCCAGTATTGGCTATGCCCAGTGTTAAATACCTTAAGCTGACTTTGGATATCGACCCTGTCGGCTGGTAA
- a CDS encoding cation diffusion facilitator family transporter yields the protein MNSPQDNDSRANTSHANHNHADENHASDNHAEHTHNEEHNHDSHNHNDSTLAASTSAQSTKGYQRTLLISFVIITGYMFIEAIGGWLTGSLALLSDAGHMLSDSIALGATLMAFKIGEKVATRQKTFGYKRFEILVAGVNGATLVIIAVMIFYEAIKRFNSPPEIATQGMLIIAVIGMLVNILVAWLMHRGNSAGDGHDHDNSHGSAANESKTKEPTNLNMQSAYLHVLSDLMGSVAAIVAALLMMGFGWVWADAAASVIVAILIIVSGYRVVRDSVHILMEGTPKGISIEMVEAQMVTHPQVIKIHDLHVWSITSGLNALSSHVVVDGEMNIHEASLLISELEQGLQELGINHATIQIESLSHPQTQSHSDALICNISERPMNDTGGHIGHSH from the coding sequence ATGAATTCTCCTCAAGATAATGACAGCCGTGCAAATACTAGCCATGCAAACCACAATCATGCAGACGAAAACCATGCAAGTGACAACCATGCTGAGCATACTCATAATGAGGAGCATAACCATGATAGCCACAACCATAACGACTCAACGCTAGCCGCTTCAACTTCAGCACAAAGCACTAAAGGCTATCAGCGCACTTTACTCATTAGCTTTGTTATTATTACTGGCTACATGTTTATTGAAGCTATCGGCGGCTGGCTGACGGGTAGCTTGGCTTTACTATCAGATGCAGGACACATGCTCAGCGACTCTATCGCACTTGGCGCTACGCTCATGGCGTTTAAAATAGGCGAAAAAGTAGCCACTCGGCAAAAGACTTTTGGCTATAAGCGTTTTGAGATTTTGGTAGCGGGCGTCAATGGTGCCACGTTAGTCATTATTGCAGTCATGATATTTTATGAGGCTATCAAACGTTTTAACTCGCCACCAGAGATTGCCACTCAAGGTATGCTTATCATTGCCGTTATTGGTATGTTAGTGAATATACTAGTCGCTTGGCTGATGCATCGTGGCAATAGTGCTGGCGACGGTCATGATCATGATAATAGTCATGGCTCGGCTGCAAATGAGTCAAAAACCAAAGAACCGACTAATCTCAATATGCAAAGTGCGTATTTGCATGTATTAAGTGACTTGATGGGTTCAGTAGCCGCTATTGTTGCCGCCTTATTAATGATGGGTTTTGGCTGGGTCTGGGCTGATGCAGCAGCTTCAGTGATTGTCGCTATTTTGATAATTGTCAGCGGTTATCGAGTAGTACGCGACTCGGTGCATATTCTAATGGAAGGTACGCCAAAAGGTATCTCGATTGAGATGGTCGAGGCGCAAATGGTGACTCATCCACAGGTGATCAAGATTCATGACTTGCATGTTTGGAGCATTACTAGTGGTCTAAATGCGCTCTCGAGTCATGTAGTCGTCGATGGGGAGATGAACATTCATGAGGCTAGTCTACTGATTAGCGAGCTTGAGCAGGGCTTACAGGAGTTGGGGATCAATCATGCCACCATTCAAATTGAAAGCCTATCGCACCCACAAACTCAAAGCCATAGCGATGCCCTAATTTGTAATATCTCAGAGCGCCCGATGAATGATACAGGCGGTCATATAGGTCATTCGCATTGA